A genomic window from Micromonospora sp. WMMA1947 includes:
- a CDS encoding MmcQ/YjbR family DNA-binding protein, translating to MTREEMLAYCLAKPGAWLDRPWEGDEVVKVGSRIFAFLGSPEGEARVGVKCGASREVADEWLHRFPADARPSPYIGRSGWNTLRLSAGIPDDELIEAVDGSYDAVVAKLPKRERPTG from the coding sequence ATGACGCGCGAGGAGATGCTGGCCTACTGCCTGGCCAAGCCGGGAGCCTGGCTCGACCGGCCGTGGGAGGGCGACGAGGTGGTGAAGGTGGGCAGCCGGATCTTCGCGTTCCTCGGCTCGCCCGAGGGTGAGGCGCGGGTCGGGGTGAAGTGCGGAGCGTCCCGGGAGGTGGCCGACGAGTGGCTGCACCGGTTCCCGGCCGACGCGCGCCCCTCCCCCTACATCGGCCGGTCGGGCTGGAACACGCTGCGGCTCTCCGCCGGCATCCCGGACGACGAGCTGATCGAGGCGGTCGACGGGTCGTACGACGCGGTGGTGGCCAAGCTCCCGAAACGCGAGCGCCCCACAGGTTGA